In a genomic window of Dyadobacter fermentans DSM 18053:
- a CDS encoding RNA polymerase sigma factor produces the protein MDNYQGCTDSALLALIAEGDELAFAEVYRRYKGVLFLHARRILGNDEEGKDVLQELFTTLWTRRTSIDLKTNLCAYLYASVRNRVFDIIAHRKVEARYIASLAAFIEQGEYVTDQQVQEKELRELIEQEIALLPPKMREVFELSRKEELSYKEIADQLHISDKTVKKQVNNALHILREKLDTVFTSMACFLFF, from the coding sequence ATGGACAATTATCAGGGATGTACCGACTCAGCGTTGCTGGCGCTCATCGCCGAGGGTGACGAGCTGGCATTTGCGGAAGTGTACCGCCGCTACAAAGGCGTTCTGTTCCTGCATGCGCGGCGCATTCTCGGCAATGATGAAGAAGGAAAAGACGTTTTGCAGGAGCTTTTCACCACGCTCTGGACCCGGCGGACTTCCATTGATCTCAAAACGAACCTCTGCGCCTACCTGTACGCCTCCGTGCGCAACCGGGTATTCGATATCATCGCGCACCGCAAAGTGGAGGCCAGATACATCGCCTCATTGGCCGCATTCATCGAACAAGGCGAGTACGTAACCGACCAGCAGGTGCAGGAGAAGGAGCTGCGGGAGCTGATCGAGCAGGAAATTGCATTGCTCCCCCCGAAAATGCGGGAAGTATTTGAGCTGAGCCGCAAGGAAGAATTATCCTACAAAGAGATCGCCGATCAGCTGCATATTTCGGACAAAACCGTTAAAAAACAGGTCAATAATGCGCTCCACATTCTTCGGGAGAAGCTCGATACCGTGTTCACTTCAATGGCCTGCTTCCTCTTTTTTTAA
- a CDS encoding FAD-dependent oxidoreductase, which produces MEKLKRRSALTGLGALSLGMLSPSRSKGDVLAKPYAVKQQTITTDILVVGGGTAGVVAAIQAGRAGRKVILVENGSQLGGTTTTGGVAFPGIFFAWGKQVISGIGWEMVQEAVALNDDTLPDFSIPHGRQHPKHQVRLNGQLYALLIEEKCIEAGVKIRFYETPVAAAFEKGNWAVDTIGKGTSTRIICNQLIDCTGNAYVASIAGFNVLREAVIQPGTLQFQLGGYDFQSLDLKMIKERYQEEINKGNLVKTDFRNNIVGLLRSGGDNIQHILGADSTTSETHTVANLKGRSSLLQTLRFLRTLPGCEQIKLVDMQNETAVRETYRIDGHYQITKADYVTGKVFDDAVSYSYYPIDVHDEHGVVPDHLKEGVVPTVPLRALVPKNSRNFLVAGRCVSSDRLANSALRVQASCMGMGQAAGAAAVLANMQNKSPLEVNLDDLRKLIESHGGIVPGSSQKG; this is translated from the coding sequence ATGGAAAAATTGAAAAGACGGTCCGCATTGACGGGCCTGGGTGCACTTTCTCTGGGAATGCTCAGTCCTTCGCGCTCGAAGGGCGATGTGCTGGCGAAGCCTTACGCGGTGAAGCAGCAAACGATCACGACCGACATCCTGGTGGTAGGCGGCGGCACGGCGGGTGTCGTGGCCGCCATTCAGGCCGGGAGGGCGGGCCGGAAGGTAATATTGGTTGAAAACGGAAGCCAGCTCGGCGGCACCACCACTACCGGCGGCGTGGCATTTCCGGGGATCTTTTTTGCCTGGGGAAAACAGGTGATCAGCGGCATCGGCTGGGAAATGGTGCAGGAGGCCGTAGCGTTGAACGACGATACCCTCCCCGATTTCTCGATCCCGCATGGCCGGCAGCACCCCAAGCACCAGGTGCGGCTGAACGGGCAGCTCTATGCCCTGCTCATCGAAGAAAAATGCATTGAAGCCGGTGTGAAGATCCGGTTTTACGAAACGCCGGTAGCCGCCGCATTCGAGAAAGGCAACTGGGCTGTCGATACGATTGGGAAGGGTACCAGCACGCGCATTATCTGCAACCAGCTTATCGACTGCACGGGCAATGCCTATGTGGCTTCCATTGCAGGTTTTAATGTGCTGCGCGAGGCGGTGATCCAGCCGGGTACGTTGCAGTTTCAGCTCGGCGGCTATGATTTCCAGTCGCTCGACCTGAAAATGATCAAGGAGCGTTACCAGGAAGAGATCAACAAAGGCAACCTGGTCAAAACCGATTTCCGGAACAACATAGTAGGCCTGCTGCGGAGCGGCGGCGATAATATCCAGCACATCCTCGGCGCCGATTCCACCACCTCCGAAACCCACACCGTGGCGAACCTGAAAGGCCGCAGCTCGCTGCTGCAAACCCTGCGGTTCCTCCGAACACTGCCGGGATGCGAGCAAATCAAGCTCGTGGACATGCAAAATGAAACGGCCGTGCGCGAAACCTATCGCATCGACGGGCATTACCAGATCACCAAAGCCGATTACGTCACCGGCAAGGTGTTCGACGACGCGGTTTCCTACTCCTACTACCCCATCGACGTTCACGACGAACACGGCGTGGTGCCCGACCATCTCAAAGAAGGCGTGGTGCCCACTGTCCCATTGCGGGCATTGGTGCCCAAAAACAGCCGGAACTTCCTTGTAGCGGGCCGGTGCGTGAGCAGCGACCGCCTGGCCAACTCGGCCCTGCGCGTGCAGGCGTCGTGCATGGGCATGGGGCAGGCCGCCGGCGCGGCGGCGGTGCTGGCCAATATGCAGAATAAGTCGCCTTTGGAAGTTAACCTCGACGACCTGCGGAAGCTCATCGAATCGCATGGGGGCATTGTGCCGGGAAGTAGTCAAAAAGGCTGA
- a CDS encoding TonB-dependent receptor produces MKLTALILTMVCLHVSAASFSQKVSMAVRNKPLAAVFADIQQQTGYQFFYDNKVVKKGNKVTVDIRSGSIVEVMDAVMKGQPLTYSIIDKTVVIKRKPETGRDTRPESNAGNAEMKAVLPASQPEKRLETLLLRGPAEYQKADLGITGKVTDDKGEGLPGVSVILKGTQRGTTSDVDGSFRIDVPDKGSVLIFSFVGYVSKEVTVGPEATLTVTLQTDNRSLEEVVVVGYGTVKKSDLTGSLSQVKAKELNAYPATNVLQALSGRAAGVQVLQNNGSPGSGVSVRIRGTNSVNGGNEPLYVVDGFPINGSNPTILNNADIESMEILKDASATAIYGSRGANGVVLITTKQGKAGKTRVDFETSYSIQKLRKRLDMMNATEYATFYNEQAANDKLNPYFTQAQIDAMGAGYDWQDLIFRTAAMKSTALSVSGGNDKTNFSLSGSTFNQDGIIKGSDYNRYSIRANINHTISKMFSVNFSGTLSRLVTARKDSEGGGRGTSMISSAIGAPPSLTPYNEDGIYRILATAYPFVATDLINPINFINEQNEKTRANVALLNAALVFKPIEDITIKIAGGLENRDDRTDRYTTTRFVRSNGSASVNTGQFTSFLSENTVSYNKTIADKHSVSAVAGFTYQDFTSTALSASGVGFLSNTTETYDLRSAATPGIPTSDYSKSVLLSYLARLNYAFDSKYLATVSLRRDGSSKYSEGDKWGYFPSAALAWRVSNEDFLKNNTVISDLKARASWGLTGSQAISAYATLNQLDAGKTTFGDALYSTYTPGTKLPGNLKWETTEQKDFGIDLGLFKNRLIVAVDYYVKNTRDLLNTVTLPASLGYTTTIRNIGEVQNKGFELGLDGRILTGAFKWDLNANISLNRNKVLKLNDGQDILGGTVNVVVINDVTNILREGRPIGQFWGYMEDGYDEKGKIRYQDTDGDGSITIKDKTYIGNPNPDFIYGINSNMSYKNFDLTFFIQGVSGNDMFNASGMSSTIDYGFGLNMPKEVYQNHWTPSNTNAKYPLISNSVNARVSNRYIEDGSYLRLKNIQLAYNFPLQKWGVKWISHAQLYASAQNILTLTKYSWWDPEVNSRGGSNSIQQGIDFYSYPIAKSVTFGLRVGF; encoded by the coding sequence ATGAAATTGACGGCCTTAATACTTACGATGGTATGCCTTCATGTATCAGCAGCCAGCTTTTCGCAGAAAGTCAGCATGGCGGTACGGAACAAACCGCTGGCGGCCGTGTTCGCCGACATTCAACAGCAAACGGGCTACCAGTTCTTTTACGACAACAAAGTCGTGAAAAAAGGCAACAAGGTGACAGTCGACATCCGCTCGGGGTCGATTGTGGAAGTGATGGATGCCGTGATGAAAGGCCAGCCGCTCACTTACAGCATTATCGACAAAACGGTCGTCATCAAACGGAAGCCCGAAACAGGCCGTGATACCCGGCCGGAAAGCAATGCAGGGAATGCAGAAATGAAAGCTGTACTTCCGGCCAGTCAACCCGAAAAACGGCTGGAAACGCTGCTGCTACGCGGCCCGGCCGAATACCAGAAAGCCGACCTGGGCATCACCGGCAAGGTGACCGACGACAAGGGCGAAGGCCTGCCCGGCGTGAGCGTGATCCTGAAAGGCACCCAGCGCGGCACCACGTCCGATGTGGATGGGTCGTTCCGGATAGACGTGCCGGACAAGGGTTCGGTGCTCATATTCAGCTTTGTAGGCTATGTATCTAAAGAAGTGACCGTCGGCCCGGAAGCGACGCTCACGGTAACGCTCCAGACCGATAACCGGAGCCTGGAAGAGGTCGTAGTGGTGGGCTACGGCACCGTCAAAAAGAGCGACCTGACGGGCTCGCTGTCGCAGGTGAAAGCAAAGGAGCTGAACGCCTACCCGGCCACCAACGTGTTGCAGGCACTTTCGGGACGTGCCGCAGGCGTGCAGGTATTGCAAAACAACGGCTCGCCGGGAAGCGGTGTGAGCGTGCGCATCCGGGGGACCAATTCGGTGAACGGGGGCAATGAGCCGCTGTATGTGGTGGATGGCTTCCCGATCAACGGCAGCAACCCCACGATCCTGAACAATGCGGATATTGAAAGTATGGAAATACTGAAAGACGCGTCGGCCACGGCCATTTACGGCTCGCGCGGCGCCAACGGCGTGGTGCTCATCACAACCAAACAAGGCAAGGCAGGCAAAACCCGCGTCGATTTCGAGACCAGTTACAGCATTCAAAAGCTGCGCAAAAGGTTGGACATGATGAATGCGACCGAATACGCAACCTTTTACAACGAGCAAGCCGCGAACGACAAGCTGAACCCCTATTTCACGCAGGCGCAGATCGACGCGATGGGCGCAGGCTACGATTGGCAGGACCTGATTTTCCGCACGGCCGCCATGAAATCGACAGCGCTCAGTGTGAGCGGGGGAAACGATAAAACCAACTTTTCCTTGTCGGGAAGCACCTTCAACCAGGATGGGATCATCAAAGGAAGCGATTACAACCGGTACTCCATCCGCGCGAATATCAACCATACGATCAGCAAGATGTTCAGCGTCAACTTCTCGGGAACGCTGAGCCGGCTCGTTACGGCGCGCAAGGACAGCGAAGGCGGCGGCCGCGGCACATCCATGATCTCCTCGGCCATCGGCGCGCCGCCGTCGCTCACGCCCTACAATGAAGACGGCATTTACAGAATCCTCGCCACCGCCTACCCGTTCGTGGCCACGGACCTGATCAACCCGATCAACTTCATTAACGAACAAAATGAGAAGACCAGGGCCAACGTGGCGCTCCTGAATGCTGCCCTGGTCTTCAAGCCCATCGAGGACATTACTATTAAAATCGCCGGTGGATTGGAGAACCGCGACGACCGGACGGATAGATATACGACTACCCGGTTTGTCCGGTCCAATGGCTCTGCTTCGGTGAATACCGGCCAGTTTACGAGCTTTCTGAGTGAAAACACCGTGAGCTATAACAAGACGATTGCCGACAAGCACAGCGTTTCGGCCGTAGCCGGGTTCACCTACCAGGACTTCACCTCCACCGCGCTGTCGGCCAGCGGCGTGGGCTTTTTGAGCAATACCACCGAAACCTACGACCTCAGATCCGCGGCCACGCCCGGCATTCCGACCTCGGATTATTCCAAATCCGTGCTCCTCTCCTACCTGGCGAGGCTGAACTACGCATTCGACAGCAAATACCTGGCGACCGTCAGCTTGCGGCGCGACGGTTCCTCCAAATACAGCGAGGGTGATAAATGGGGCTACTTCCCGTCGGCCGCGCTCGCCTGGCGGGTTTCCAATGAGGATTTTCTCAAAAACAACACGGTTATCTCCGATCTGAAAGCCCGCGCAAGCTGGGGGCTGACCGGCAGCCAGGCAATCAGCGCGTACGCCACGCTGAACCAGCTCGATGCCGGAAAAACCACATTCGGCGACGCGCTGTACAGCACCTACACGCCCGGGACGAAACTGCCGGGCAACCTGAAATGGGAAACGACCGAACAAAAGGATTTTGGGATTGACCTCGGTTTATTCAAAAACAGGCTCATTGTTGCGGTCGATTATTATGTCAAAAACACGAGGGACCTGCTCAACACCGTCACGCTGCCCGCTTCACTCGGGTACACCACGACAATCCGTAACATCGGAGAAGTACAAAACAAGGGATTCGAACTCGGGCTGGATGGCCGCATTCTCACGGGTGCATTCAAGTGGGATTTGAATGCGAATATTTCGCTGAACCGCAACAAGGTTTTGAAACTCAATGACGGACAGGATATCCTCGGCGGCACGGTGAACGTGGTGGTGATCAACGACGTGACCAACATCCTGCGCGAAGGAAGGCCCATCGGACAGTTTTGGGGCTACATGGAAGACGGGTACGACGAGAAGGGAAAAATCAGGTACCAGGATACCGACGGCGACGGAAGTATTACCATCAAGGACAAAACCTACATCGGCAATCCTAACCCGGATTTCATTTACGGCATCAACTCCAATATGTCCTACAAGAACTTCGACCTGACGTTTTTTATCCAGGGCGTGAGTGGCAATGATATGTTCAATGCAAGCGGCATGAGCAGCACCATCGACTACGGATTTGGCCTGAATATGCCGAAAGAGGTTTACCAGAACCACTGGACGCCTTCCAACACCAACGCCAAATATCCGCTGATCAGCAACAGCGTGAATGCGCGGGTATCCAACCGCTACATCGAGGACGGCTCCTACCTGCGCCTGAAAAACATCCAGCTGGCCTACAACTTCCCCCTGCAAAAATGGGGCGTCAAATGGATCAGTCATGCGCAGCTGTACGCAAGTGCGCAAAACATCCTCACACTCACCAAATACTCCTGGTGGGACCCCGAAGTGAACTCGCGCGGAGGCAGTAACTCCATCCAGCAGGGCATCGACTTTTACAGCTACCCGATCGCCAAGTCAGTCACATTCGGTTTGCGGGTCGGTTTTTAA
- a CDS encoding RagB/SusD family nutrient uptake outer membrane protein → MKSLVKTYHLLAQTGFCVLAVLSGSVLVSCEDVLKEEPRSVAVETFFNTAAEVETAVNGIFTPLRNNNYSVYETTLECQSDFTNGRGSWAPLHGFQGLDDANINRVGGLWNAFYLSIRNANLVIRNAPLGNAISAADVSRYVAEAKFMRAFNYFQLVRNWSGVPLRTEANMNEIDLKKSTAEEVYNLIVADLLTAEADLPDNPSVAGRPTRWAAKTMLADVYLTLGKFAEARDKAAEVMASAKFSLVPVTTKTDFQQKVWGPELVSTSEEIFHLKYTRQVGQGNYMLWVSNHPDTKLFNFGGAYVLYLDIKSDYYTSWDNADVRKALWDNINFGLGTNTLVSSKFTDQLAVSQSGAGNDDPVYGYSDVLLIYAEASSRAGNGPNAAGLEALNTVRRRAYGKPSTEASAIDLKLTDFNAATFLNRVLTERSYEFQLGGKRWLDLKRTGKAAEAVLAATGKTIAEKHYLWPIPVSEMNYNKGLEPAKDQNPGY, encoded by the coding sequence ATGAAAAGTTTAGTAAAAACATATCATCTATTGGCGCAAACGGGCTTTTGCGTCCTGGCGGTACTTTCGGGCAGTGTGCTTGTGTCGTGCGAGGACGTGCTCAAAGAGGAGCCGCGTTCGGTGGCCGTTGAAACGTTTTTCAACACCGCCGCCGAGGTCGAAACGGCAGTGAACGGCATTTTCACGCCCCTGCGCAACAACAACTACTCCGTGTACGAAACAACGCTCGAATGCCAGTCGGACTTCACCAACGGCCGGGGCAGCTGGGCGCCGCTGCACGGGTTCCAGGGCCTCGACGACGCGAATATCAACCGTGTGGGCGGACTTTGGAATGCATTTTACCTGAGTATCCGCAATGCCAACCTGGTGATCCGCAATGCGCCCCTGGGCAACGCGATCAGTGCCGCCGACGTGAGCCGCTATGTGGCCGAGGCGAAGTTCATGCGGGCATTTAACTATTTCCAGCTCGTGCGCAATTGGAGCGGCGTGCCGCTGCGCACCGAGGCGAATATGAATGAAATAGACCTCAAAAAGAGCACAGCCGAAGAGGTTTACAACCTCATTGTAGCCGACCTGCTCACCGCCGAGGCCGATTTACCCGACAACCCTTCGGTAGCAGGGAGGCCAACGCGCTGGGCCGCGAAAACCATGCTCGCGGACGTTTACCTCACGCTCGGCAAATTCGCCGAGGCCCGCGACAAGGCCGCCGAGGTAATGGCCTCCGCCAAATTCTCGCTCGTACCGGTTACGACCAAAACCGATTTTCAGCAAAAAGTGTGGGGGCCCGAGCTGGTATCTACTTCGGAGGAAATATTTCACCTGAAATACACCCGCCAGGTCGGCCAGGGCAACTATATGCTCTGGGTAAGCAACCACCCCGACACCAAATTGTTCAACTTCGGGGGTGCTTACGTACTTTACCTCGATATAAAAAGCGATTATTACACCTCCTGGGACAATGCCGACGTACGCAAGGCGCTTTGGGACAATATCAACTTCGGCCTCGGCACCAATACGCTCGTAAGCTCTAAATTCACCGACCAGCTGGCCGTGAGCCAGAGCGGCGCCGGCAACGACGACCCGGTGTACGGCTACTCCGACGTGCTGCTCATTTATGCCGAAGCATCGTCCCGCGCAGGCAACGGCCCCAACGCCGCAGGCCTGGAAGCGCTCAACACCGTGCGCAGGCGCGCCTACGGAAAGCCGTCCACCGAAGCCTCGGCCATTGACCTGAAACTGACCGATTTCAACGCCGCCACATTCCTGAACCGCGTGCTGACGGAGCGCAGCTACGAATTTCAGTTGGGCGGAAAGCGCTGGCTCGACCTGAAACGGACCGGCAAAGCCGCGGAAGCAGTACTCGCCGCAACCGGCAAAACGATCGCCGAAAAGCATTACCTCTGGCCGATACCGGTCTCCGAAATGAATTATAACAAAGGCCTCGAACCAGCCAAAGACCAAAATCCGGGCTATTGA
- a CDS encoding FecR family protein yields the protein MELSKARELIQKYKDGTLTPTEKSILESWYLDLARSETTPIDAETLESHLDEVWNALPVHPKPEVKPGSTIPLYRRIAAAASVILVLGAGAYFFYAGQEDAAPVAEAVAPADVAPGESKAVLTLADGAEIVLDSIVNGQLAKEGNTSIVKTNPGEIMYKPSGTTGPAAALTYNTITTPKAGQFQVRLPDGTKVWLNAESSVRFPTAFTGRERVVEIMGEVYFEVAKMTVGQRKVPFKVLAGKQMVEVLGTRFNINSYQDEGIIKTTLLEGSIQVRESGNANGGVLLRPGQQAELAAAGKARTDGKKGFDVKTVNAGAVVAWKDGYFRFDNVGLPELMRQLARWYDMDVVYRAPAGEHEFVGQIARSAPLSKVLKILEMGDVHFRVEGKTIIVTE from the coding sequence ATGGAACTGTCGAAAGCCCGGGAGTTAATCCAAAAGTACAAGGACGGCACGCTCACGCCGACAGAAAAATCCATTCTCGAAAGCTGGTACCTCGACCTCGCCAGATCAGAAACGACGCCCATTGACGCCGAAACGCTCGAATCGCATTTGGACGAGGTCTGGAATGCATTGCCTGTTCACCCGAAACCCGAGGTAAAACCGGGGAGCACGATACCCCTGTACCGCCGCATCGCCGCCGCGGCATCGGTGATCCTCGTCCTGGGTGCGGGTGCCTATTTCTTTTACGCAGGCCAAGAGGATGCCGCTCCGGTGGCCGAAGCCGTCGCCCCTGCCGACGTTGCGCCTGGCGAAAGCAAAGCGGTGCTCACGCTGGCCGACGGCGCCGAAATTGTGCTGGACAGCATTGTAAACGGCCAGCTCGCGAAAGAAGGCAACACGAGCATTGTAAAAACCAACCCCGGCGAGATCATGTACAAACCTTCCGGCACCACCGGCCCGGCCGCCGCATTGACTTATAACACAATCACCACGCCGAAGGCCGGGCAGTTTCAGGTGAGGCTGCCCGACGGGACGAAAGTATGGCTCAATGCCGAGTCGTCTGTCCGCTTCCCTACCGCTTTCACCGGCCGCGAACGGGTGGTCGAAATCATGGGTGAAGTGTATTTTGAAGTAGCCAAAATGACGGTGGGCCAGCGGAAAGTGCCTTTTAAAGTATTGGCAGGCAAGCAAATGGTGGAAGTGTTGGGCACGCGGTTCAATATCAACAGCTACCAGGATGAAGGAATAATCAAAACCACATTGCTCGAAGGCAGCATTCAAGTACGCGAATCGGGCAATGCGAATGGCGGCGTGCTCCTCCGCCCCGGCCAGCAAGCCGAACTGGCGGCGGCCGGCAAGGCCCGTACGGACGGTAAAAAGGGCTTCGATGTGAAAACGGTGAATGCCGGCGCGGTGGTGGCCTGGAAAGACGGCTACTTCCGGTTCGACAACGTGGGACTGCCGGAACTGATGCGGCAGCTCGCTCGCTGGTACGACATGGACGTAGTGTACCGCGCGCCTGCGGGAGAGCATGAGTTTGTAGGGCAGATCGCGCGAAGTGCGCCGCTATCCAAAGTGTTGAAAATACTCGAAATGGGCGATGTGCATTTCCGTGTGGAAGGCAAAACCATTATCGTAACCGAATAA
- a CDS encoding sensor histidine kinase: MCVATLVVMGYVLIFSLAMGMITYAWLTAALIPLQLLLYYLSRVKGLTTLSPAIYSVLFHLFFVVSYRVSAGITGSTLLSLTLVYFCSLVIASPRAYLPLTVINLGTVAALLLLEYRNPTFVLTSYASREEHFIDIASTYAVTVITSLIGLGYIISNYRKEKDNAEERALLLDVLHDEKARLIAVISHDFNTPLISVKKYLDILGSFELTAAERQMLESELRQSVVNTQNLLMNLLDMTKSNDRIRHRSTSFNPLDAIEDTLKVYQDIAREKGVLFEPEIPDSLTLKGNPHLFNIVIRNLINNAVRACKASDRVRLTHEYHGNCHQFSVSDTGPGLSEIAEKEIMEGWQDHSMQSLRSGGLGLILAKKYAGALGGELAYTTEIGKGTVFSLTIPIG; encoded by the coding sequence ATGTGCGTCGCCACGCTGGTAGTGATGGGGTATGTGCTGATATTCAGTCTGGCGATGGGAATGATCACCTATGCCTGGCTCACAGCCGCGCTCATCCCGCTGCAATTGTTGTTATATTACCTCTCCCGCGTGAAAGGACTTACCACCCTGTCGCCGGCCATTTATTCTGTGCTTTTCCACCTGTTTTTTGTCGTGAGCTATCGCGTGAGTGCGGGCATTACGGGCTCCACGCTGCTATCGCTAACGCTAGTCTATTTCTGCTCGCTCGTGATCGCGTCCCCGCGGGCGTACCTGCCGCTCACGGTGATCAACCTGGGCACGGTGGCCGCATTGCTCCTGCTCGAATACCGCAACCCGACATTTGTCCTCACCTCCTACGCGAGCCGGGAAGAGCATTTTATCGACATCGCCTCCACCTATGCCGTCACGGTCATCACATCATTGATCGGCCTCGGGTACATTATCAGCAATTACCGGAAGGAGAAAGACAATGCCGAAGAACGGGCGCTGCTGCTCGACGTCCTGCATGATGAAAAAGCCAGGCTGATCGCCGTGATATCCCACGATTTCAACACGCCGCTCATTTCCGTTAAAAAATACCTTGATATCCTGGGGAGTTTCGAGCTCACCGCTGCCGAGCGGCAAATGCTGGAATCCGAGCTCCGGCAATCCGTCGTGAACACGCAGAATTTGCTGATGAACCTGCTGGATATGACTAAATCAAATGACAGAATACGGCACCGCAGCACATCTTTCAATCCGCTGGATGCGATTGAGGACACCCTGAAAGTGTACCAGGACATCGCCCGGGAAAAGGGCGTTCTGTTTGAGCCCGAAATACCGGACTCGCTCACGCTCAAAGGCAACCCGCACCTCTTCAACATCGTGATCCGCAACCTGATCAACAATGCAGTGCGCGCCTGCAAGGCTTCGGACCGCGTCCGCCTGACGCACGAATACCACGGCAACTGTCACCAGTTCAGCGTGAGCGACACCGGCCCCGGCCTTTCCGAAATTGCTGAGAAGGAAATTATGGAAGGCTGGCAGGACCATTCCATGCAAAGCCTGCGCTCTGGCGGCCTGGGCCTGATACTCGCCAAAAAATACGCCGGGGCGCTCGGGGGAGAACTGGCATATACCACCGAAATCGGCAAGGGAACCGTGTTCTCCCTCACCATTCCGATCGGATAA